Proteins encoded in a region of the Coffea eugenioides isolate CCC68of chromosome 4, Ceug_1.0, whole genome shotgun sequence genome:
- the LOC113769160 gene encoding uncharacterized protein LOC113769160 codes for MSSMPEASEGSAMVTSPDFTALGAQLSEVLGKFNELSAEMAAQRRVIDQLVASNNGGGVPNDQEPIDNHPPAQDYQPPHTSNTQTPFFPPFANPLENTFTRLNSDFSYMHPNYVLVNPTSSQIPQTHPQTNLNAPPNHQGPHHHTAEPFVLDTASQGKAVIEEQSTPIDKDLLRRLDRFDDFMKKNQGLSRHGGLDYDELCLFPDIQLPLGFKTPKFSKYDGTGNPKTHLKMFANKLGKPVDDENLPMRLFPESLEGDALDWYSNLKSGEVKTWLDLSTAFVKQYEFNCELAPTRTTLEGTKRKPSEDHKTYAKRWRKLAAKVEPPMIEEEIVRTFIKAHDPPYFEEIFRMTGSPFAAIINKLEEYDEFVKAGKIVNVSALKLQLDALQNQNNNGKKPPFKKKEGDTAFIWDQGPSFRPRNHPTYSFPYPYYTNPQPVYHTTTQFHHSRPNHLNISPLPPTPQPVFQNHSRPIYHSRLTLQNNNPSQNPLQTSEIQTQKQFRTFTNLGRPIDQLYEQLKAAGKIGTVPPKIYPRGPPAGYDPHAICAYHSGSPGHTTGNCWALKHKIQDMIDSGDILLRRKGEHGPNVSKNPLPEHGSTVGVIIADEDFVDPSQYIVDETEVFGVMETDHAEMRKLLSVEESITKDSAEEKLKSFVFEKEEPFMVEGGPSEVDNSEVPFILDLSSFEWDISEPAILEFPEQMPVNNLQEVPWNYEESSLLIGGKDCLKEDISTIIRSGKIVGNSDIDVQSRAKVKSPTPKPRVSENEAVDFLKMLKRSEYKIVEQLDRMPAQISFLNLLLTSELHREALLKILNEAQVPKDIPVDKFSNIVGNVLAANHITFSDDDLTAEGIGHNRALYISVRCNGKLLPRVLVDNGSALNICPWNTLTKLGFLDIKLRPSATVIRGFDGSRRESMGETDLVLGIGPAQFQITCQVMDFSSVYNILLGRPWIHTSNSVPSSLHQMLRFIVNDQLITVFAEDDCTMIVDAKFNDENRKSTPTSSHHVADIVSVGWASKNKSLTQSDLPEASIMMAREMIRGGYEIGKGLGRELQGILEPIEILTQKDTFGLGFHPTVKDRREMQARRQAEKKGKQTALNIPPLYHTFPRPSEVIMPETKNPVEEIEVDLSQLFVGATCGEEPSENAEFLPITEGAIQNWTADYLPSRREFRWPQIKSFDPLDVTILEFDGCNLDISHELEIMQSEIQSESDTEEEFESISRDLKQYEEKPKPNLEETEIINIGTKTEVKEVKVSIHLNRKQKEEMIEFLMFFQDVFAWSYDDMPGISTDIVVHRLPTDPNFLPVKQKPRKFKPEMSLKIKEQIEKQLNAKIIMVSHYPIWLSNPVPVPKKSGEVRVCVDYRDLNKASPKDDFPLPNIHILLDNTAGHEIESFGDCFAGYHQILMAEEDREKTSFITPWGTFCYRVMPFGLKNAGATYQRTMTTLFHDMIHKEMEVYVDDIIIKSKKVEHHLVDLKKLFERLRKYNLKLNPAKCAFGAPAGKLLGFIVSKKGIEIDPAKIKAIRDMPIPKSQKDVKSFLGKINFIGRFIAQLTSTCEPLFKLLKKNAPMDWNEDCQQAFDKIKNYLSNPPVLVPPQPGRPLIMYLSVLDEAVGCVLGQHDESGRKEQAIYYLSKKFTAYEANYSFLERSCCALAWAAQKLRHYLLGYTTYLISRSDPLKYLLEKSMPTGRMAKWQMILSEFDIVFTTQKAVKGQVIADHLAENPRDDDYQPLHTYFPDEEILFVGAVEDMSEQYPGWRLFFDAKLRFSCTNNMAEYEACIFGLKMALDMEIKDLIAFSDSDLLVHQTLKQWVTRDSKIMLYHCNLLSLASKFRNLELRHIPRTRNAFADALATLSSMIQHPDELVIEPIQIQLQNRPAHCLVTERVTGGRSWYKDIKEFMKTGSYPPDTDSVAKNFLRRMSSRFFLNGEVLYKKTSDLGLLRCINEEEADYMIKEVHSGVCGPHMNGHLLAKKIMRTGMTAPWPCSIWGMDVIGTIDPPASNGHRFILVAIEYFTKWVEAASYKHVTKKVVSDFLRNNIICRFGVPETLITDNAKNLNNDMVDGLCEQFKIRHQNSAIYRPQMNGAVEAANKNLKKSLMYGMEAVLPAEVEIPSLRILMEAQIEEAEWIKERQEQLSLIDEKRLNAMCHGQCYQQRMARAYNKKVKPRLFEVGDKVLKRILPMQDEAKGKFAPNWQGPFIVKKVLSGGALILMEMDGQVFPQPINADMCKKFFI; via the exons atgagttcaatGCCTGAAGCTTCGGAAGGATCTGCTATGGTTACATCACCGGACTTCACAGCATTGGGAGCTCAGTTAAGTGAGGTACTTGGCAAGTTCAATGAGTTAAGTGCTGAAATGGCCGCACAAAGGCGTGTAATTGATCAGCTGGTCGCTAGCAACAATGGTGGTGGTGTCCCAAACGACCAAGAACCTATCGATAATCACCCACCTGCACAAGACTACCAACCACCCCACACATCCAATACCCAAACACCTTTCTTTCCTCCTTTCGCTAACCCTCTTGAAAATACCTTTACCCGACTAAATTCAGACTTTTCCTATATGCATCCGAATTATGTATTGGTGAACCCAACCAGTAGCCAAATCCCTCAAACCCATCCACAAACCAATCTGAACGCTCCCCCCAACCATCAGGGACCCCACCACCATACTGCAGAGCCTTTTGTACTGGATACTGCATCTCAAGGGAAAGCGGTGATAGAAGAACAATCTACACCCATTGATAAAGATCTGTTAAGAAGGTTGGACCGATTCGATGACTTTATGAAAAAGAATCAAGGATTGAGCAGGCATGGTGGTTTGGACTACGATGAATTGTGTCTTTTCCCAGATATTCAGCTACCGTTGGgattcaaaacccctaaattcAGCAAGTATGATGGAACTGGGAATCCTAAGACGCACCTCAAgatgtttgccaacaagttaggTAAACCTGTGGATGATGAGAATTTGCCTATGCGTCTATTTCCGGAAAGTTTGGAGGGAGATGCTCTAGATTGgtattcaaatttgaagtctgGAGAAGTCAAAACCTGGTTGGATCTATCAACTGCTTTTGTGAAGCAGTATGAATTTAACTGTGAGTTGGCACCAACACGAACCACACTGGAGGGTACGAAAAGAAAGCCGTCAGAGGATCACAAGACGTACGCAAAACGGTGGAGAAAGTTAGCTGCCAAAGTGGAGCCTCCTATGATTGAGGAGGAGATTGTTCGCACTTTCATCAAGGCCCACGATCCACCTTATTTTGAAGAGATCTTCCGCATGACTGGAAGTCCATTTGCTGCTATCATTAACAAATTGGAGGAGTATGATGAATTTGTCAAAGcagggaagattgttaatgtgtctgcatTGAAGTTGCAATTGGATGCtctacaaaatcaaaacaacaaTGGGAAAAAGCCCccattcaagaagaaagaaggtgATACTGCTTTTATATGGGATCAAGGCCCGTCTTTCAGACCCAGAAACCATCCCACCTATTCTTTCCCTTACCCGTATTACACCAATCCTCAACCAGTCTACCACACTACTACCCAATTCCATCATTCCCGACCAAATCATTTGAATATCTCGCCCTTACCTCCAACTCCACAACCTGTCTTTCAAAATCACTCTCGTCCCATTTACCATTCCAGACTAACCCTGCAAAACAATAACCCTTCTCAAAATCCTTTGCAAACCAGTGAAATTCAAACTCAGAAGCAATTTCGAACCTTCACCAACTTGGGCCGACCTATTGATCAGTTGTATGAGCAATTAAAAGCAGCTGGAAAAATTGGCACTGTTCCTCCCAAAATCTATCCCAGAGGTCCCCCTGCCGGTTATGATCCGCATGCAatctgtgcttatcattctggaaGTCCAGGTCATACCACTGGCAATTGTTGGGCTTTAAAACATAAGATTCAGGACATGATTGACTCTGGAGACATCCTTCTCAGAAGAAAGGGAGAGCATGGACCGAATGTTAGTAAGAATCCTCTACCTGAGCATGGGAGCACTGTGGGGGTTATCATCGCTGATGAAGATTTTGTCGACCCCAGTCAGTACATTGTAGATGAAACTGAAGTATTTGGCGTGATGGAGACTGACCATGCGGAGATGAGGAAACTACTGTCTGTTGAAGAGTCCATAACTAAGGATAGTGCTGAAGAAAAGTTAAAATCTTTTGTGTTTGAAAAAGAGGAGCCGTTTATGGTAGAAGGAGGGCCTTCCGAAGTTGACAATTCCGAGgttccttttattttggatctttcatcttttgaatgggATATATCAGAGCCTGCCATTCTCGAATTTCCAGAGCAAATGCCTGTCAATAACTTGCAAGAGGTACCATGGAACTACGAGGAGTCCAGTCTGTTAATTGGGGGTAAAGATTGTTTGAAGGAAGATATATCTACTATTATTAGATCTGGGAAAATTGTGGGAAACTCCGATATTGATGTTCAATCCAGGGCCAAAGTTAAATCTCCGACACCCAAGCCTCGTGTGTCTGAAAATGAAGCTGTAGATTTTCTGAAAATGCTGAAAAGAAGTGAGTACAAAATAGTGGAGCAGTTGGATAGGATGCCTGCTCAGATTtcttttctgaatcttctcttgACTTCCGAGCTGCACAGAGAAGCATTGCTCAAAATTCTGAACGAAGCTCAAGTCCCTAAAGATATTCCGGTGGATAAATTTTCTAACATTGTGGGGAATGTACTTGCTGCTAATCATATTACCTTCTCCGATGATGATCTGACTGCAGAAGGGATCGGGCATAACAGAGCTTTGTATATATCGGTCCGTTGCAATGGAAAGCTGTTGCCGAGGGTTTTAGTGGATAATGGGTCAGCGTTGAATATCTGTCCATGGAACACTCTCACCAAGCTTGGATTTCTTGATATTAAACTCCGTCCATCTGCAACTGTGATTCGAGGATTTGATGGTTCAAGGAGGGAATCTATGGGTGAAACAGATCTGGTATTGGGGATAGGCCCTGCTCAATTCCAAATTACTTGCCAGGTCATGGACTTCTCCAGTGTTTACAACATTTTGCTTGGAAGACCTTGGATACATACTTCCAATTCAGTGCCATCTTCTTTGCATCAAATGTTGAGGTTTATTGTGAATGATCAGCTCATTACTGTGTTTGCTGAGGATGACTGCACCATGATCGTTGATGCAAAATTCAAtgatgagaacagaaaaagcaCTCCAACTTCATCTCATCACGTTGCTGACATCGTCTCTGTGGGATGGGCATCCAAGAATAAATCGCTGACTCAATCAGATTTGCCAGAGGCCAGTATTATGATGGCTAGGGAGATGATCCGAGGCGGATATGAAATAGGAAAAGGTCTTGGGCGGGAATTACAAGGAATTTTGGAGCCAATAGAGATCCTGACGCAGAAAGATACATTTGGACTGGGATTTCATCCAACTGTTAAGGATAGGAGGGAAATGCAAGCTCGAAGACAAGCTGAAAAGAAGGGCAAGCAAACTGCCTTAAATATCCCACCGCTATATCACACTTTTCCTCGTCCGTCAGAGGTAATTATGCCAGAAACGAAGAATCCTGTGGAGGAGATTGAAGTGGACCTGTCTCAGTTATTTGTCGGGGCCACTTGTGGGGAGGAGCCATCAGAAAATGCAGAATTTTTGCCAATTACCGAAGGAGCTATCCAGAATTGGACTGCTGattatcttccctctcgaagggaatttcg ATGGCCACAAATAAAATCCTTTGACCCTTTGGATGTCACCATTTTGGAATTCGATGGCTGCAATCTCGATATCTCTCATGAACTTGAAATCATGCAATCTGAAATTCAAAGCGAGAGCGATACTGAGGAAGAATTTGAGTCTATTTCAAGGGATTTAAAACAGTATGAAGAGAAACCCAAACCCAACTTAGAAGAAACAGAAATCATCAATATTGGCACTAAGACGGAGGTTAAAGAAGTTAAAGTCAGCATTCATTTgaataggaaacaaaaggaggaaatgattgaatttttaatgttttttcAAGATGTGTTCGCATGGTCATACGATGATATGCCAGGGATCTCTACAGACATAGTGGTTCACAGGTTGCCAACCGATCCGAATTTTTTACCTGTAAAGCAGAAGCCACGtaaattcaaaccagaaatgAGTCTCAAAATAAAGGAACAAATTGAGAAACAGCTCAATGCTAAGATAATCATGGTGTCTCATTATCCCATCTGGCTGTCGAATCCTGTGCCAGTGCCTAAGAAATCTGGGGAGGTGCGAGTATGTGTTGATTACAGAGATCTGAATAAGGCTAGTCCGAAAGACGATTTTCCTTTGCCAAACATTCATATTCTTTTGGACAATACTGCCGGACACGAAATTGAATCTTTTGGTGATTGTTTTGCTGGGTATCATCAAATTTTAATGGCAGAAGAAGACAGAGAGAAAACCTCTTTTATCACCCCATGGGGAACCTTTTGTTATAGAGTGATGCCTTTCGGGTTGAAGAATGCTGGAGCCACTTATCAGAGGACCATGACTACCCTGTTTCATGACATGATTCACAAAGAGATGGAGGtctatgtggatgatatcataatTAAATCCAAGAAGGTTGAGCACCATTTGGTTGACTTAAAGAAGCTGTTTGAAAGATTGAGAAAGTATAATTTGAAGTTGAACCCTGCGAAATGTGCTTTTGGAGCTCCGGCTGGTAAGTTATTGGGTTTTATCGTCAGCAAAAAgggcatagagatagatcctGCGAAAATaaaagcaattcgagatatgcccattccaaaaagtcaaaaagatgTGAAAAGTTTTCTTGGAAAGATCAATTTCATTGGCCGATTCATTGCACAGTTAACCTCTACCTGTGAGCCTTTGTTCAAATTGTTGAAAAAGAATGCGCCAATGGATTGGAATGAAGATTGTCAGCAGGCTTTTGATAAGATCAAGAATTATTTGTCAAATCCTCCGGTCTTAGTGCCACCTCAGCCAGGGAGACCTTTGATTATGTATTTGTCTGTTCTTGATGAGGCTGTCGGATGCGTTCTGGGACAGCATGACGAGTCTGGGAGAAAGGAGCAAGCCATCTACTATCTGAGCAAGAAATTTACAGCATATGAGGCCAACTATTCTTTCCTTGAGAGAAGTTGTTGTGCTTTAGCATGGGCAGCTCAGAAGTTGAGACATTATTTGCTCGGTTATACCACTTACCTGATTTCGCGTTCTGATCCTCTAAAATACCTGTTGGAAAAGTCGATGCCCACGGGACGTATGGCTAAGTGGCAAATGATCCTTTCCGAGTTCGATATTGTCTTCACAACACAAAAGGCAGTCAAGGGACAAGTTATAGCAgatcatttggcagaaaatccaaGAGATGATGATTATCAGCCATTGCATACCTACTTTCCTGATGAAGAAATCCTGTTCGTTGGAGCAGTTGAGGACATGAGTGAGCAGTATCCTGGATGGAGGTTATTTTTCGACG CCAAATTACGGTTTTCCTGCACTAACAACATGGCTGAGTATGAAGCTTGTATTTTTGGATTGAAAATGGCATTGGACATGGAGATCAAGGATCTGATAGCATTCAGTGATTCTGATTTACTTGTGCACCAGACGCTTAAACAGTGGGTAACTCGggattcaaaaattatgttgTATCATTGTAACTTGCTTAGTTTGGCCAGCAAATTCAGGAATTTGGAACTCAGACATATTCCCCGCACTCGTAACGCCTTTGCTGATGCTTTAGCTACTCTGTCTTCGATGATCCAACATCCAGATGAGCTGGTGATTGAACCTATACAGATCCAACTTCAGAATAGGCCAGCGCATTGTCTGGTTACAGAAAGGGTCACGGGTGGTCGCTCCTGGTACAAGGATATTAAGGAATTCATGAAAACTGGATCCTACCCTCCTGATACTGATTCTGTTGCAAAAAATTTCTTACGCAGAATGTCATCAAGATTCTTCTTGAATGGAGAAGTGCTATACAAGAAAACATCTGATTTGGGCCTTCTGAGATGCATCAATGAAGAGGAAGCCGATTATATGATaaaagaagtgcatagtgggGTTTGTGGGCCACACATGAATGGGCATCTACTGGCTAAGAAGATCATGAGAACAGG TATGACAGCTCCATGGCCATGTTCGATCTGGGGAATGGATGTGATCGGAACTATTGATCCTCCTGCTTCAAATGGGCATCGATTCATTTTAGTGGCGATTGAATATTTCACCAAATGGGTTGAGGCCGCGTCCTATAAGCATGTGACTAAGAAAGTGGTGTCGGATTTCTTGAGAAATAATATCATCTGTCGTTTTGGGGTACCAGAGACGCTGATCACTGATAATGCCAAAAACCTCAACAATGATATGGTGGATGGATTATGTGAACAGTTCAAGATCAGACATCAAAATTCTGctatttataggcctcagatgaatggagccgTTGAAgctgcaaataaaaatttgaaaaag TCTCttatgtatggaatggaagcagTCCTGCCTGCAGAagttgaaattccttccttACGCATCCTGATGGAAGCTCAGATAGAAGAAGCTGAATGGATCAAAGAACGTCAAGAGCAGTTgtctctgattgatgaaaagagaTTGAATGCCATGTGTCATGGACAATGTTATCAGCAACGAATGGCTcgggcttacaacaaaaaagtcaAGCCCCGCTTATTTGAAGTTGGAGATAAGGTTTTGAAACGGATTCTTCCAATGCAAGATGAGGCTAAAGGGAAGTTTGCTCCCAATTGGCAAGGACCATTCATTGTTAAGAAAGTGCTATCCGGAGGAGCGCTTATTCTTATGGAAATGGACGGTCAAGTTTTTCCCCAACCAATCAATGCGGacatgtgcaaaaagtttttcatttga
- the LOC113769159 gene encoding uncharacterized protein LOC113769159 has product MAPYRMLNQIPRELTDWKNNMTHEVKRLFKYVGHLPSLLSITPNVAIIQALLGYWDSEGSIFRFGECELTPTLEEIEGLLQIPGKGYPMIYPTNGTREQFYRFLGLRQASMNQHPDARSCPLEFLYERFGERGSYEQYRTDFFISKEQWVEKRVQAFGLALINLLLFPQKHGKITFFTINMVQSLFSGINGMTPTLVPVIIADIFTAATECQKKRGFFYGSNLILQMWAMEHLAKRTLNPLGSCLPAENWIESHRERVKKYYRIASPTQFIQEFDNLAPEKIQWVLDWTKVRDPVFTTTQHSFIPLAGTNGLVAYVPQRVMRQFGYPQRIPMIQGIENIRLNTVAESRSMVLEAWGNLLSLESLHLDQVNKLEPKVISEYNEWIKLTVEQARKKSQSAPVSPEEQIDKLKKELEDYQLQLIVADHALEDARAQLKWETRKTEKLERALDAFDKIREGIRKLSIGSSRESQRTSLARHEDFVKMVSRTINEAVQND; this is encoded by the coding sequence ATGGCTCCGTACAGAATGCTGAACCAGATACCTCGGGAACTAACAGACTGGAAAAATAATATGACACATGAGGTGAAAAGACTGTTCAAATATGTGGGACATTTACCGAGTCTTCTAAGCATAACCCCAAATGTTGCAATCATTCAAGCTCTACTTGGGTACTGGGATTCAGAAGGTTCTATTTTTCGATTCGGTGAATGTGAATTAACACCAACTTTAGAAGAAATAGAAGGATTATTGCAGATACCTGGGAAAGGTTATCCTATGATATATCCAACTAATGGAACAAGGGAACAGTTTTATAGGTTTTTGGGATTAAGGCAGGCTAGTATGAACCAACATCCGGATGCGAGATCGTGCCCGTTAGAGTTTCTGTATGAACGATTTGGAGAAAGAGGGTCCTATGAACAGTACCGAACCGATTTTTTTATAAGTAAGGAGCAATGGGTAGAGAAGCGAGTGCAAGCGTTTGGATTAGCTTTGATCAATCTGTTGTTGTTCCCGCAAAAGCATGGAAAGAtcacatttttcactattaacATGGTTCAGAGCCTATTTTCAGGGATTAATGGAATGACCCCTACCTTGGTGCCTGTAATCATTGCCGACATCTTCACGGCCGCTACTGAATGTCAAAAGAAAAGAGGTTTCTTTTATGGGTCAAATTTGATACTCCAAATGTGGGCAATGGAGCATCTAGCGAAGAGAACGCTCAATCCTTTGGGATCTTGTCTCCCCGCAGAGAATTGGATCGAATCACACCGAGAAAGGGTCAAAAAGTATTATCGAATTGCATCTCCGACTCAGTTTATTCAAGAGTTCGATAACTTGGCACCTGAGAAAATACAATGGGTTTTGGATTGGACAAAAGTTAGGGATCCGGTTTTCACGACTACCCAACACAGTTTTATCCCCCTAGCAGGCACCAATGGATTGGTCGCATATGTTCCGCAACGAGTCATGAGGCAATTTGGATATCCGCAAAGAATTCCGATGATACAAGGGATTGAAAATATCAGACTCAACACAGTTGCTGAAAGTCGGAGCATGGTATTGGAAGCTTGGGGAAATCTTCTTAGTTTAGAGAGTTTGCACTTGGATCAAGTCAACAAATTGGAACCTAAGGTCATTTCAGAGTATAATGAGTGGATCAAACTGACAGTCGAACAAGCACGAAAGAAGTCACAGTCCGCTCCTGTCAGCCCTGAAGAGCAGATAGACAAGTTGAAGAAAGAACTCGAGGATTATCAATTGCAACTCATAGTGGCCGACCATGCCCTGGAAGACGCCCGAGCACAATTAAAGTGGGAgacaagaaaaactgaaaagTTGGAGAGAGCCCTGGATGCATTTGACAAAATTCGAGAAGGAATTCGGAAGCTTAGTATAGGAAGTTCTAGGGAGTCTCAACGTACTAGTTTAGCAAGGCATGAGGATTTTGTAAAAATGGTCAGTCGAACCATCAATGAAGCTGTACAAAATGATTGA